The Agromyces hippuratus genome has a window encoding:
- the secD gene encoding protein translocase subunit SecD, protein MAAPSKRSSRPTPVRKAWRSLTWLGVIIALLFGINAAGVIWGGGSWTPKLALDLEGGTQIILEPKVETGASVSQEQLDQAVSIIRQRVDASGVSEAEINTEGQNVVVRIPGELDDQTRARIQQSAKLELRAVLLADAATNTAIDPSASPEPAEAPAEELESTPTAKPTDGSDPSWVTPALQQEFDDFDCSQIDENSANVAPADEPLVTCDVTRTAKYLLGPVEASGENIVDATNGMVQTQTGASTGQWAVNIVFDAEGTEDFATVSTRLFGLQGQTPRDQFAFVLDGQVLTAPSMNGAITDGKPQITGSFDQASSKALADQLKFGALPISFTVQSSDTISPTLGTSQLQSGLIAGLIGLILVVIYTIFQYRALASVTIASLVIVGIITYLMITILSWREGYRLSLAGIAGLIVSIGFTADSFIIYFERVRDELRDGRPLVGAVEAGWKRAFRTVLASKATNLLAAIVLFVLAVGSVKGFAYTLGLTTIIDVVVVILFTHPMLQLLAQTRFFSSGNPWSGLDPNALGAVYRGRAEFRKPVGQPAKKTAASAKEAQRRQTIAERKAAAAVGASDSSDEGKES, encoded by the coding sequence GTGGCTGCACCATCGAAGCGGTCATCCCGGCCGACCCCCGTGCGCAAGGCATGGAGATCACTCACCTGGCTGGGTGTCATCATCGCGCTGCTGTTCGGCATCAATGCCGCCGGCGTCATCTGGGGCGGCGGGTCGTGGACTCCGAAGCTCGCGCTCGACCTCGAGGGCGGCACGCAGATCATCCTCGAGCCCAAGGTCGAGACCGGCGCGAGCGTCTCGCAGGAGCAGCTCGACCAGGCGGTCTCGATCATCCGCCAGCGCGTCGACGCCTCGGGCGTCTCCGAAGCCGAGATCAACACCGAGGGCCAGAACGTCGTCGTCCGCATCCCGGGCGAACTCGACGACCAGACTCGGGCGCGCATCCAGCAGTCGGCGAAGCTCGAGCTCCGGGCCGTGCTGCTCGCCGACGCGGCGACCAACACGGCGATCGACCCGAGCGCGAGCCCCGAGCCGGCCGAGGCTCCTGCGGAAGAGCTCGAGTCGACCCCGACGGCGAAGCCGACGGACGGCAGCGACCCCTCGTGGGTCACGCCTGCGCTGCAGCAGGAGTTCGACGACTTCGACTGCTCGCAGATCGACGAGAACTCCGCGAACGTGGCACCGGCCGACGAGCCCCTCGTCACGTGCGACGTGACCCGTACCGCGAAGTACCTGCTCGGCCCGGTGGAGGCGAGCGGCGAGAACATCGTCGACGCCACCAACGGCATGGTGCAGACGCAGACCGGTGCATCGACGGGCCAGTGGGCCGTCAACATCGTGTTCGACGCAGAGGGCACCGAAGACTTCGCCACGGTCAGCACCCGCCTGTTCGGCCTGCAGGGCCAGACGCCCCGCGACCAGTTCGCGTTCGTGCTCGACGGCCAGGTGCTCACCGCGCCGTCGATGAACGGCGCGATCACCGACGGCAAGCCGCAGATCACCGGCAGCTTCGACCAGGCCTCGTCCAAGGCGCTCGCCGACCAGCTGAAGTTCGGCGCACTGCCGATCAGCTTCACGGTGCAGTCGTCCGACACGATCTCGCCGACGCTCGGCACCTCACAGCTCCAGTCGGGCCTGATCGCCGGCCTCATCGGCCTCATCCTCGTGGTGATCTACACGATCTTCCAGTACCGCGCCCTCGCATCGGTCACGATCGCCTCGCTCGTGATCGTAGGCATCATCACCTACCTGATGATCACGATCCTGTCGTGGCGCGAGGGGTACCGCCTGTCGCTGGCCGGCATCGCGGGCCTCATCGTCTCGATCGGTTTCACCGCGGACTCGTTCATCATCTACTTCGAACGCGTTCGAGACGAACTCCGAGACGGCAGGCCACTCGTCGGTGCAGTCGAGGCGGGTTGGAAGCGCGCATTCCGAACCGTGCTCGCATCGAAGGCCACCAACCTGCTCGCAGCCATCGTGCTCTTCGTGCTCGCCGTCGGCAGTGTCAAGGGCTTCGCGTACACGCTCGGACTCACGACGATCATCGACGTCGTCGTGGTCATCCTGTTCACGCACCCGATGCTGCAGCTGCTCGCGCAGACCCGCTTCTTCTCCAGCGGCAACCCCTGGTCGGGTCTCGACCCGAACGCGCTCGGAGCCGTGTACCGCGGCCGTGCCGAGTTCCGCAAGCCTGTCGGACAGCCGGCGAAGAAGACCGCGGCCAGCGCGAAGGAAGCGCAGCGCCGCCAGACGATCGCCGAACGGAAGGCCGCTGCTGCAGTGGGCGCCTCCGATTCGTCCGACGAAGGGAAGGAGTCCTGA
- the yajC gene encoding preprotein translocase subunit YajC: MTFDPFTIIMLAVLAVLIFFMFRNSRKRQADARELQSKVQPGAKVMTNFGVFGTILSIDEDENQVLLETSPGTVLTVHRQTVARVVEPKADVVEESAAIEGEPEFGERLDAETDATSTDATDEKPDTKKSDD, translated from the coding sequence ATGACGTTCGATCCGTTCACCATCATCATGCTCGCCGTCCTGGCGGTGCTCATCTTCTTCATGTTCCGCAACTCGCGCAAGCGTCAGGCAGACGCCCGCGAACTGCAGTCGAAGGTGCAGCCTGGCGCGAAGGTGATGACCAACTTCGGCGTCTTCGGCACCATCCTCTCGATCGATGAAGACGAGAACCAGGTGCTCCTCGAGACCTCCCCGGGCACCGTGCTCACCGTGCACCGCCAGACGGTCGCACGCGTCGTCGAGCCGAAGGCCGACGTCGTCGAAGAGTCCGCAGCGATCGAGGGCGAGCCCGAGTTCGGCGAGCGTCTCGATGCCGAGACCGATGCGACCTCGACGGACGCGACCGACGAGAAGCCCGACACCAAGAAGTCGGACGACTAA